Proteins from one Nitrospira sp. genomic window:
- a CDS encoding DegT/DnrJ/EryC1/StrS family aminotransferase has product MTMIPHSKPSLGQEEIRAVTEVLQSGHISEGPVVAQFERGMAAYLGLHEGVAVSSGTVALELALRALGVGHGDNVILPSYVCSAPWLAVQRVGAQARIVDINPATFNLDPQKVRKARTPRTRAIIVPHLFGLPADLTGLQALGIPLIEDCAHTLGATEQGRAVGTVGLLTVCSFYATKLLCTGEGGMVLSNDEALLERVRELREYDQAPSLNPAAFNCKMTDLHAAIGVVQLNQLGEFLEKRAALAAVYRAHLSEELFILPAVPDGRTHVYYRFVVRLPKGLQSADDCAAYLSRLAHRGVHCRKPVFRPLHRYLELPDFPACDEVDATAVSLPIHPFLDEGAVRHIAQILQEEFR; this is encoded by the coding sequence ATGACGATGATTCCCCATTCCAAGCCATCTCTGGGGCAAGAAGAAATTCGTGCGGTCACCGAGGTGCTGCAATCGGGCCATATCAGCGAAGGCCCGGTCGTGGCGCAATTCGAGCGGGGCATGGCCGCCTATCTGGGGCTCCACGAGGGCGTGGCGGTCAGTTCCGGGACCGTGGCGCTGGAATTGGCCCTACGCGCCTTGGGGGTGGGACACGGCGACAACGTCATTCTCCCCAGCTATGTCTGTTCGGCTCCCTGGCTGGCGGTGCAGCGTGTCGGCGCCCAAGCCAGAATCGTCGACATCAATCCAGCGACGTTCAACCTGGATCCGCAGAAGGTCCGCAAGGCTCGCACCCCTAGAACTCGCGCGATCATCGTCCCGCATCTCTTCGGCTTGCCCGCGGATCTGACCGGTTTGCAGGCCCTAGGCATCCCGCTCATCGAAGATTGCGCGCACACCCTCGGCGCGACGGAGCAGGGGCGTGCGGTCGGGACGGTCGGGCTGCTGACGGTCTGCTCGTTTTACGCCACCAAATTACTCTGCACCGGCGAAGGAGGCATGGTGCTCTCGAACGACGAGGCGTTGCTTGAACGGGTCCGCGAGCTTCGGGAATATGATCAAGCGCCCTCGCTCAATCCCGCTGCGTTCAACTGCAAGATGACGGACCTTCATGCCGCGATCGGTGTCGTGCAGTTGAATCAACTGGGGGAGTTTCTTGAGAAGCGGGCGGCGTTGGCCGCGGTGTATCGCGCGCACCTTTCGGAAGAACTGTTCATACTCCCAGCGGTTCCCGATGGGCGAACGCACGTCTACTATCGCTTTGTCGTGCGACTGCCGAAGGGGCTCCAATCAGCGGATGACTGCGCCGCCTACCTGTCGCGGTTGGCGCATCGCGGAGTGCATTGCCGTAAACCCGTCTTCCGTCCCTTGCATCGGTATCTTGAATTGCCGGATTTTCCCGCCTGCGATGAGGTCGATGCTACCGCCGTCTCTCTGCCCATTCATCCTTTCTTGGACGAAGGCGCGGTACGGCACATCGCTCAGATCCTCCAAGAGGAATTTCGGTAG
- a CDS encoding DNA internalization-related competence protein ComEC/Rec2, with translation MLPSLTITFIIGLALGSYFNYFPLSSAMLLTACAGVTLRLEQQGRISSRRGSLWLACLCGGCLYWMFCGWFAPHRPVPDHHGALPARLIGTIVDSVRHAPGRQTALVQVTASDDPDLAVPVLLRLTWRDPDRELQRGLHIRVRTRIHAPTGTINPRGFDYAAYLDLQGVEAVGSVSGAGAIEVLAAEESSWFLMLSGLVERGRSWVRSAAESLPQPSRGLFLSLTIGEQGFLEPEVREWFMTTGTVHILSISGSHLGLIALLSFALVRKACLLLPPMVLLGLSRWLTPTRLAALLTVFPVGGYALLAGAETATIRSSIMIMIGLWTVWLGAPHYLLHALAAAAGLTLLVDPAALYDISFQLSYVSVWVLALALRQEPARELPPPPQSKVSRLVYWLRESMRLTAWVTLATLPLVACYFNQVAWMGLVANMILVPFVGLVFLPLSLVAALWAMATHANSLPGAELINLLGRGLIDGTHWLAGLPGAEWFVAAPTLPMMALFYLLGWIWLSGRVATATPAVRGALLVSLAVILLWWLWSPRPFKQDGHVRVTFLDVGQGDSAVIEGPQGGVILIDGGATYERIDMGRSVVAPFLWNRGIRRVDQVIGTHPQLDHVGGLAWILDHFQVAHFWTNGVTRPEEFWRKIERTLVQRGLPATVAEEGRLMVEEGNCRLVSLNPVPAGTVRSGGKRESLNNLSVVTQLTCGEHRALFTGDAERETLSRLAEAEALGPIALLKVPHHGAKSSLERGWLEMIRPEVAVVSVARRNPYGHPAGEVLAAYETVRAQVWRTDRDGAVWVDIDPAKPGLTVHSAKGWMLQPVSFSSPIWAAERENWYRLWRRWNWL, from the coding sequence ATGTTGCCCTCCCTGACGATCACGTTCATCATCGGGTTGGCGCTCGGTTCCTACTTCAACTATTTCCCTCTCAGTAGTGCGATGCTCCTCACGGCCTGTGCGGGTGTCACTCTGCGCTTGGAGCAGCAGGGACGAATCTCGTCACGACGGGGAAGCCTGTGGCTGGCCTGCCTGTGCGGTGGATGTCTCTACTGGATGTTCTGTGGATGGTTCGCGCCGCACCGTCCGGTGCCGGATCATCACGGCGCCTTACCGGCCAGACTCATCGGCACAATCGTGGACTCGGTCCGTCATGCGCCAGGAAGGCAGACCGCTCTGGTGCAGGTGACGGCCAGCGATGATCCGGATTTGGCCGTGCCGGTCCTGCTTCGTCTCACTTGGCGTGATCCCGACCGCGAGCTGCAGCGCGGTCTTCACATTCGCGTCCGAACCCGTATCCACGCTCCCACCGGAACCATCAATCCGAGAGGGTTTGACTACGCGGCCTACTTGGATCTGCAGGGAGTCGAGGCGGTCGGGTCGGTCTCGGGAGCCGGTGCCATTGAGGTGCTCGCTGCGGAAGAATCCTCGTGGTTTCTGATGCTGTCAGGCCTGGTTGAACGGGGACGCAGTTGGGTCAGGAGTGCGGCGGAGTCGCTCCCGCAACCAAGCCGCGGCCTCTTTCTCAGTTTGACCATCGGAGAGCAAGGATTCCTGGAGCCGGAGGTCCGAGAGTGGTTCATGACCACCGGAACGGTACATATTCTTTCTATTTCCGGCTCCCATCTCGGGCTCATCGCGCTGTTGTCCTTCGCGTTGGTGAGGAAGGCTTGTCTCCTGCTTCCGCCGATGGTGCTCCTGGGCCTGTCCCGATGGCTCACGCCGACCCGTTTGGCAGCCTTGCTGACCGTGTTTCCGGTCGGGGGGTATGCCTTGTTGGCCGGCGCAGAAACGGCGACCATTCGTTCCTCGATCATGATCATGATCGGTCTCTGGACGGTTTGGCTCGGGGCGCCGCACTATTTGCTGCATGCCCTGGCTGCAGCAGCCGGCCTCACCTTGTTGGTAGATCCCGCCGCCTTATACGACATCTCGTTCCAACTCTCCTATGTGTCGGTATGGGTCTTGGCGTTGGCGCTGCGGCAGGAACCGGCGAGGGAGTTGCCGCCCCCTCCGCAATCGAAGGTTTCCCGGCTGGTCTACTGGTTGCGTGAGTCCATGAGACTGACGGCCTGGGTGACGCTAGCGACCCTGCCGTTGGTTGCCTGCTATTTCAATCAGGTGGCCTGGATGGGACTCGTTGCCAATATGATCCTGGTACCGTTTGTCGGACTGGTATTTCTTCCGCTCAGTCTGGTGGCAGCCCTGTGGGCGATGGCCACACATGCGAACAGCCTTCCCGGCGCTGAACTCATCAATCTCCTTGGCCGCGGATTGATTGACGGGACGCACTGGTTGGCCGGTCTGCCGGGGGCCGAATGGTTTGTGGCCGCGCCGACCCTTCCCATGATGGCACTCTTCTATCTGTTGGGTTGGATCTGGCTGTCCGGTCGCGTCGCGACTGCGACGCCCGCGGTGCGAGGGGCGTTGCTGGTTTCTCTGGCCGTGATCCTGTTGTGGTGGCTGTGGTCCCCGCGTCCGTTCAAGCAAGACGGGCATGTGCGGGTGACGTTTCTCGATGTGGGGCAGGGAGATAGTGCGGTCATCGAAGGGCCGCAGGGCGGTGTGATTTTAATAGACGGCGGGGCGACATATGAGCGAATCGATATGGGACGGAGCGTGGTGGCGCCTTTTCTCTGGAATCGCGGAATTCGACGCGTGGATCAGGTGATTGGGACCCATCCGCAATTAGATCATGTCGGGGGGCTAGCCTGGATCCTCGACCACTTCCAGGTCGCACACTTCTGGACGAATGGAGTTACACGACCGGAGGAGTTTTGGCGCAAGATCGAGCGGACATTGGTTCAACGAGGCCTGCCGGCGACCGTGGCCGAGGAAGGACGGCTGATGGTCGAGGAGGGCAATTGTCGCCTGGTCTCGCTCAACCCTGTGCCGGCCGGAACGGTACGCTCCGGTGGAAAACGCGAGTCGCTGAACAACTTGTCGGTCGTGACGCAACTCACCTGCGGGGAGCACCGGGCGTTGTTCACCGGCGATGCGGAGCGTGAAACCTTGTCCCGGCTGGCTGAGGCTGAGGCACTCGGGCCCATTGCCCTGCTGAAAGTTCCGCATCACGGAGCCAAGAGTTCACTGGAGCGAGGCTGGCTGGAGATGATTCGACCGGAGGTGGCAGTGGTGTCCGTCGCCCGGCGTAATCCCTATGGACATCCGGCAGGAGAAGTTCTGGCGGCCTATGAAACGGTACGGGCGCAGGTCTGGAGAACGGATCGAGATGGAGCGGTGTGGGTAGATATCGACCCGGCGAAGCCAGGACTGACCGTGCACAGTGCCAAGGGATGGATGCTTCAACCGGTGTCGTTCTCCTCGCCCATCTGGGCTGCTGAGCGGGAAAATTGGTACCGACTGTGGCGCCGGTGGAATTGGCTGTAG
- the gcvH gene encoding glycine cleavage system protein GcvH, whose amino-acid sequence MIPSNLRYHQEHEWVRTEGQQATVGISHFAQDALGDIVFIDLPKVGVKVTAGQQIGEVESTKTTSTIYTPVSGTISTINAELKDHPEAVNSDPYGKGWMVTIELTTPAEVEQLMTAAQYETFLSKQKH is encoded by the coding sequence ATGATACCGTCCAATCTTCGTTATCACCAGGAGCACGAATGGGTTCGCACTGAGGGCCAGCAGGCCACGGTCGGCATCAGTCATTTTGCCCAGGATGCGCTGGGAGATATCGTGTTCATCGATCTTCCCAAGGTCGGCGTCAAGGTGACCGCCGGTCAACAGATCGGCGAAGTCGAGTCCACCAAGACGACGTCAACCATCTATACGCCGGTGAGTGGGACGATCAGCACTATCAATGCCGAGCTGAAAGATCATCCGGAGGCTGTGAACTCCGACCCCTATGGGAAGGGATGGATGGTGACCATCGAGCTGACGACTCCGGCTGAGGTAGAGCAACTGATGACCGCCGCTCAGTACGAGACGTTCTTGAGCAAACAGAAGCACTAG
- the ndk gene encoding nucleoside-diphosphate kinase — MSERTLAIIKPDAVKKNAIGDIINRYEKAGLKPVAMRLMHLSKTTAQGFYAVHKARPFFDSLCTFMSSGPCVVLVLQGDNAVKKNRELMGATDPAKAENGTIRAAHGANIEFNAVHGSDAPETAKFEIGYFFPEMELVG; from the coding sequence ATGAGTGAACGTACCCTTGCCATCATCAAGCCGGACGCCGTGAAGAAGAACGCCATCGGCGACATTATCAACCGATATGAGAAGGCAGGGTTGAAGCCGGTCGCCATGCGTCTGATGCACCTGTCCAAGACAACCGCCCAGGGCTTCTATGCGGTGCACAAGGCGCGTCCGTTCTTCGACAGCCTCTGTACATTCATGTCGTCTGGGCCCTGCGTGGTGCTCGTGTTGCAAGGTGACAACGCCGTGAAGAAAAATCGTGAGCTGATGGGCGCAACGGATCCGGCCAAGGCGGAGAATGGTACGATCCGGGCGGCGCATGGGGCGAACATTGAATTCAACGCAGTACACGGGTCCGATGCGCCGGAGACGGCCAAGTTTGAAATCGGGTATTTCTTTCCCGAAATGGAGTTGGTCGGGTAG
- a CDS encoding glycosyltransferase — translation MTKRLLFLAPEPPSDREGGDALRMLHLLRFLGSRFLVDLIVPAQAGAEEAASLVNDVCGVTSVPLQGPSLFDRFRRIGSYSKDRALASVVHERLACGAYGAIHVNTLSMMPYVPEDSALPIVLDLQSSSGEMQQGPRSASRSSQAIHRLTHRFVDQWYWPMTHCVTVPLEEDRIRCERAHPGQRVLVVPNSVDCRQIRPKPNQVMASPILLFTGDMGAEHNIEAAMSLATEVFPAIRREFPKSELRLIGKNPDARVSRLAGRGIVVIGAEADLPRHLGEATLYVAPYTTAVGAQATLLAAMAGGLPIITTSLGLEGMKAQAGRDVLVADQPADIIESIQTLLASQPDRERFGQAARHMVEIWYDWSRCLWPLDALYQPLLTSKHPPEAKAMAC, via the coding sequence ATGACGAAACGATTGTTGTTTCTCGCTCCGGAACCTCCGTCCGATCGTGAGGGCGGGGATGCCTTACGGATGCTCCACTTGCTCCGGTTTCTCGGCAGCCGGTTTCTTGTGGATCTGATTGTCCCGGCGCAAGCCGGGGCGGAGGAAGCCGCATCCCTGGTGAACGATGTCTGTGGCGTCACGTCGGTCCCGCTCCAAGGGCCGAGTCTGTTTGATCGGTTCCGGCGGATCGGCTCCTATTCGAAGGATCGAGCCCTGGCTTCGGTAGTGCACGAACGTCTGGCCTGTGGCGCATATGGTGCGATCCATGTGAACACCCTGTCAATGATGCCCTATGTACCGGAAGACAGCGCGCTTCCGATTGTCCTGGACCTTCAATCATCCAGCGGCGAGATGCAGCAGGGGCCACGATCTGCCAGTCGGTCGAGCCAAGCGATCCACCGACTGACGCATCGGTTCGTTGATCAGTGGTACTGGCCCATGACCCACTGCGTGACAGTGCCCTTGGAGGAAGACCGCATCCGCTGTGAGCGAGCCCATCCCGGACAACGTGTGCTGGTCGTTCCCAACAGCGTAGATTGTCGGCAGATCCGTCCAAAACCAAATCAGGTCATGGCGTCACCTATTTTGCTCTTCACCGGAGACATGGGTGCCGAACACAATATTGAGGCGGCGATGTCCCTGGCGACAGAGGTGTTTCCGGCAATCCGACGGGAATTTCCCAAATCGGAATTGCGCTTGATTGGGAAAAATCCGGACGCCCGTGTGTCCCGGTTGGCCGGTCGGGGTATCGTCGTGATAGGGGCGGAGGCTGATCTGCCCCGCCATCTGGGTGAGGCCACTCTCTATGTCGCGCCCTATACCACTGCCGTGGGCGCACAAGCCACACTCCTCGCGGCGATGGCCGGGGGACTCCCGATCATTACCACCTCGCTGGGGCTCGAAGGCATGAAGGCGCAGGCGGGACGGGACGTGCTGGTCGCCGACCAGCCGGCCGACATCATTGAATCCATCCAGACGTTGCTCGCGAGCCAGCCGGATCGGGAGCGGTTCGGTCAGGCGGCTCGTCATATGGTGGAGATCTGGTATGACTGGAGTCGCTGTCTGTGGCCGCTGGACGCGCTCTACCAACCGCTACTGACCTCGAAACATCCCCCTGAGGCGAAGGCGATGGCCTGTTGA
- the folP gene encoding dihydropteroate synthase codes for MTNKTSHTPLILTAGSRTFTFDSGPLIMGVLNVTPDSFSDGGAYLAVDQAVSHAKQMQEEGADLIDLGAESSRPGAQPIDEREELNRLMPVLEAVRQAVSLPLSVDTSKAEVARRAIQAGASIVNDITALRGDPLMATLVAETGAGVVLMHMQGTPPTMQRAPRYEQVTEEISVFLQERRQAALDAGIQASQIILDPGFGFGKLQEHNLRLLAEFDAFTRLGHPLLVGVSRKQFIGNLVGRPVHERGYGTAGAVAVAVFKGAHILRVHDVRAMKETAAVVSAISRHARSSVEVPHA; via the coding sequence CTGACGAACAAAACCTCGCACACACCGCTTATCCTGACGGCCGGCTCTCGAACCTTCACCTTCGATTCGGGGCCGCTGATCATGGGGGTGCTCAATGTCACCCCGGACTCCTTTTCCGATGGAGGCGCCTATTTGGCGGTGGACCAAGCAGTCAGCCATGCCAAACAGATGCAGGAGGAAGGCGCCGATCTCATCGACCTCGGTGCGGAATCCTCCAGGCCCGGCGCACAGCCTATCGATGAGCGTGAGGAACTGAATCGGCTCATGCCAGTCCTGGAAGCGGTGCGTCAGGCAGTCTCGCTCCCGCTGTCCGTCGATACCAGCAAGGCTGAGGTCGCTCGTCGGGCCATTCAGGCCGGTGCATCTATCGTCAATGACATCACGGCTTTGCGCGGGGATCCCTTAATGGCCACGCTGGTGGCTGAAACCGGAGCTGGAGTTGTGCTGATGCATATGCAAGGGACTCCGCCCACCATGCAACGGGCGCCTCGCTACGAACAGGTGACGGAGGAGATCTCCGTGTTTCTGCAAGAGCGAAGACAGGCGGCGTTGGACGCCGGCATCCAGGCAAGTCAGATCATTCTTGACCCCGGCTTCGGTTTTGGTAAGCTCCAGGAACATAACCTCCGATTACTCGCGGAGTTTGATGCCTTCACGCGACTCGGGCATCCCCTCTTGGTTGGAGTTTCTCGGAAGCAATTCATCGGAAACCTGGTCGGGAGGCCGGTGCACGAGCGAGGATATGGGACCGCCGGCGCAGTGGCCGTGGCGGTGTTCAAGGGGGCGCATATCCTTCGGGTGCATGATGTCCGAGCGATGAAAGAGACAGCAGCAGTCGTGTCAGCCATTTCCCGTCACGCGCGTTCTTCTGTAGAGGTACCCCATGCGTAA
- the mtnA gene encoding S-methyl-5-thioribose-1-phosphate isomerase, whose product MVPTVEWKAGAVRLLDQSRLPTAVEFLDCRDYRAVAQAIRELKVRGAPAIGVTAAMGVALGAQTVTASDYESLVKSVEEICDHLAAARPTAVNLFWAIGRMKQKLATLRSRSVGQIKAELVRESQAILDEDIALCKAMGAYGAEVIKDGQTVLTHCNAGALATAGYGTALGVIRAAWEQGKKIDVIADETRPVLQGARLTAWELMQDKIPVTLITDNMAGSLMRQGKIHVCVVGADRIAANGDVANKIGTYSVAVLARAHGIPFYVAAPYSTIDLATKTGADIPIEERNPLEVTSIHGSHPVAPAGVAVYNPAFDVTPAELITGIITERGIFKPGELARAFGP is encoded by the coding sequence ATGGTGCCTACTGTCGAGTGGAAAGCGGGCGCAGTCCGGTTATTGGATCAGAGCCGGCTTCCCACGGCCGTCGAGTTTCTCGATTGTCGAGACTACCGTGCCGTGGCCCAGGCCATTCGCGAGTTGAAAGTGCGGGGCGCTCCGGCGATTGGCGTGACAGCCGCGATGGGTGTCGCCCTCGGTGCGCAGACGGTGACGGCGTCTGATTACGAGTCATTGGTCAAATCGGTGGAGGAGATCTGTGACCATTTGGCCGCGGCGCGCCCTACGGCCGTCAACTTGTTTTGGGCCATTGGACGCATGAAGCAGAAGCTGGCGACACTGAGGAGCCGATCAGTTGGACAGATCAAAGCCGAGCTGGTCCGCGAATCTCAGGCGATCCTGGACGAGGATATCGCATTGTGCAAAGCGATGGGCGCCTATGGAGCTGAAGTAATCAAGGATGGTCAGACGGTGTTGACTCACTGCAACGCCGGCGCGTTGGCGACTGCCGGGTATGGCACGGCGCTGGGAGTGATTCGGGCAGCGTGGGAGCAGGGAAAGAAGATTGATGTGATCGCCGACGAAACCAGGCCTGTGCTTCAGGGCGCGCGATTGACCGCCTGGGAGCTCATGCAGGATAAGATCCCCGTGACGCTGATTACCGACAATATGGCCGGCAGCCTCATGCGGCAGGGGAAGATTCACGTCTGCGTCGTCGGGGCAGATCGCATCGCCGCAAACGGCGATGTGGCCAATAAGATCGGCACCTACTCCGTCGCGGTTCTGGCGCGGGCGCATGGCATTCCATTTTATGTGGCGGCACCGTACAGCACGATTGATCTGGCGACCAAGACCGGCGCCGATATTCCCATTGAGGAGCGGAATCCGCTCGAAGTGACGTCCATCCACGGTAGTCATCCTGTCGCGCCGGCGGGTGTGGCTGTCTACAATCCGGCGTTCGACGTGACGCCGGCTGAACTGATCACCGGTATCATCACCGAACGTGGCATCTTCAAGCCGGGTGAGCTCGCCCGTGCGTTTGGGCCGTAG
- a CDS encoding tetratricopeptide repeat protein, producing the protein MSQPTQNPSVEAETRLWYQASTAFSDGRYSAAIHLYERYLTTYPKSRRANEAHWELGQSYEQMGEVTGALKEYRILAGPEGTQVSTPSAYGERALHRIEALRNQSTAPAGARSGHTALYVSFSHLPPMAQVESWVRQLSAQGVSAILVDASLESSFTRPSTPTAAQTSTPLPALPTGALFATSQGPVMTDWLSVLVPQAHELGISVFAVLDLFHAPLSDQRQESRMLLYDPTRRKVHSWTQFDLLAPPVQQELAQLLADLLRSGVDGMVFRARAENSFAYEVSDGVLRQFETQVRQPSSEVAQALRERMMVRQDAGALASDKTLWRWVGWKARQELDVLARLKKYLQKAVPRLRMVLEIHPEALSNPTSALVNYGEDAAEARRRGFDLLLGGPSREASDVRTFAGAFKGWSRDVIQSEKGEPQTLPQGWVLLRPPAEHGGGMFTGLAQQADELRTPDIRHLVFVLDAPPAVP; encoded by the coding sequence GTGTCCCAACCTACTCAGAACCCTTCCGTTGAAGCCGAAACGCGCCTCTGGTATCAGGCCTCCACGGCGTTTTCCGACGGACGCTACTCCGCCGCGATCCATCTCTATGAACGCTATCTGACGACCTATCCAAAATCCCGGCGTGCGAATGAGGCGCATTGGGAGTTGGGACAGTCCTATGAGCAGATGGGGGAGGTGACGGGGGCGTTGAAAGAGTACCGGATATTGGCCGGTCCTGAGGGGACCCAGGTTTCGACACCAAGCGCCTATGGGGAGCGAGCGCTGCATCGTATCGAGGCGTTGCGGAATCAATCCACGGCACCAGCCGGTGCGAGATCCGGTCATACCGCGCTCTATGTGTCGTTCAGTCATTTGCCTCCGATGGCTCAGGTGGAGTCCTGGGTCCGGCAGTTGAGCGCGCAGGGAGTCAGTGCGATTCTCGTGGATGCCAGTTTGGAGTCGTCGTTTACCCGGCCATCAACTCCCACCGCTGCTCAGACCAGCACCCCCTTGCCGGCACTCCCGACGGGCGCGTTGTTTGCGACGTCACAAGGTCCGGTGATGACTGATTGGTTGAGTGTGCTGGTGCCGCAGGCGCATGAATTGGGGATCTCTGTGTTTGCCGTGCTGGATCTGTTTCACGCGCCCCTGTCGGACCAGCGCCAGGAATCCCGGATGTTGCTGTATGATCCGACGAGGCGCAAGGTCCATTCCTGGACGCAGTTCGATCTCCTGGCTCCGCCGGTGCAGCAGGAACTGGCGCAGCTGTTGGCCGATTTGCTCAGGAGCGGGGTCGATGGGATGGTGTTTCGGGCGCGCGCGGAAAATAGTTTTGCGTATGAGGTGAGTGACGGGGTCTTGCGTCAGTTTGAAACCCAGGTGCGCCAGCCGTCATCGGAAGTGGCACAGGCCCTTCGCGAACGCATGATGGTTCGCCAGGATGCGGGCGCACTAGCCTCGGACAAGACGCTGTGGCGATGGGTGGGATGGAAGGCCCGTCAGGAACTCGATGTGCTCGCTCGGCTGAAGAAATATCTGCAGAAGGCGGTGCCGCGGTTGCGCATGGTGCTGGAAATTCATCCTGAAGCCTTGTCGAATCCGACCTCAGCCTTAGTCAATTATGGCGAAGACGCCGCCGAAGCGCGTCGCCGCGGATTTGATTTGTTGTTGGGCGGGCCGTCCCGTGAGGCGTCGGATGTCCGGACATTCGCGGGTGCATTCAAGGGCTGGAGTCGCGATGTGATTCAATCCGAGAAGGGGGAACCGCAAACCCTCCCGCAAGGCTGGGTGCTGCTGCGGCCGCCGGCTGAGCACGGTGGGGGTATGTTCACGGGCCTGGCTCAGCAGGCGGATGAGTTACGAACACCGGATATTCGCCACCTGGTGTTTGTGCTGGACGCGCCGCCGGCTGTTCCTTGA
- a CDS encoding phosphoglucosamine mutase, with protein MRKLFGTDGVRGVANLEPMTSEIAMQLGRAAAHIFMRRAGRHQVVIGKDTRLSGYMLESALTSGICSMGVDVLLVGPMPTPAIAFLTRSLRADAGVVISASHNPYQDNGIKFFSSQGFKLPDEVEARIEQLIVSDEIKHLRPTADAIGKAYRIGDVEGRYIEFVKRSVPRDLDFQGIKLVVDCANGAAYKVAPAVLRELGAEIEVIANTPDGMNINEKCGAVHPERLQEAVRRHGAHVGIALDGDADRAIFVCEQGEIVDGDHVMAALGLDLHAQGRLASKTVVGTVMSNFGLELAMKRAGIQLMRTPVGDRYLMERMLADGYNFGGEQSGHFIFLDHNTTGDGLISALQILSLMKRTGKPLSELAKAMTAVPQILLNVQVKHKPDLTQIPDIQQAIKSAEATLNGSGRVLVRYSGTEALLRIMVEGERDSTIREVADHLASIVRARIG; from the coding sequence ATGCGTAAATTGTTCGGCACAGACGGCGTTCGCGGAGTCGCGAATCTCGAACCCATGACTAGCGAAATCGCGATGCAACTCGGCCGCGCCGCCGCCCATATTTTCATGCGGCGGGCGGGCCGGCATCAGGTCGTCATCGGCAAAGATACGCGCCTCTCCGGCTACATGCTGGAATCCGCGCTGACCTCGGGTATCTGCTCGATGGGCGTCGATGTCTTGCTGGTCGGTCCCATGCCGACGCCGGCGATTGCGTTTCTCACGAGAAGCCTGCGGGCTGACGCCGGTGTGGTGATCTCCGCTTCGCACAATCCTTACCAGGACAACGGGATCAAGTTCTTTTCGAGTCAAGGATTCAAACTGCCTGATGAGGTCGAGGCGCGCATCGAGCAGCTGATCGTGTCTGATGAGATCAAACATCTGCGGCCGACGGCGGATGCGATCGGGAAGGCCTATCGGATCGGCGATGTGGAAGGGCGCTACATTGAATTCGTGAAACGGTCCGTTCCCCGCGACCTCGATTTTCAGGGGATCAAATTGGTGGTGGATTGCGCCAATGGCGCGGCGTACAAAGTCGCGCCGGCCGTGTTGCGGGAACTCGGGGCGGAAATCGAAGTCATTGCCAACACCCCGGACGGCATGAACATCAATGAGAAGTGCGGCGCCGTGCATCCGGAGCGGTTGCAGGAGGCAGTCCGGCGCCATGGTGCGCATGTCGGCATTGCCTTGGATGGTGATGCGGATCGGGCGATCTTTGTCTGCGAACAGGGCGAGATCGTTGACGGGGACCATGTCATGGCGGCGCTGGGGCTCGATTTGCATGCGCAGGGGCGTCTGGCGTCCAAGACTGTCGTCGGTACTGTGATGAGCAACTTCGGGTTGGAGCTTGCCATGAAGCGGGCTGGCATTCAGCTGATGCGCACGCCTGTCGGTGACCGCTATCTCATGGAGCGTATGCTGGCCGACGGCTATAACTTCGGCGGGGAGCAATCGGGGCATTTCATTTTCCTCGATCACAACACAACCGGTGACGGCCTGATCTCCGCCTTGCAGATCCTTTCCCTGATGAAGCGAACCGGCAAGCCGCTGTCGGAGTTGGCGAAAGCGATGACGGCGGTTCCACAAATCCTGCTCAACGTGCAAGTGAAGCATAAGCCGGACTTAACTCAAATCCCGGATATCCAGCAGGCCATCAAGTCTGCCGAAGCCACCTTGAATGGCAGTGGTCGGGTGTTGGTGCGGTATTCCGGGACCGAAGCCCTCCTGCGGATCATGGTCGAGGGCGAGCGGGATTCCACGATTCGTGAGGTGGCCGATCATCTTGCGAGTATCGTGCGTGCTCGCATCGGCTAG